A window of Mercenaria mercenaria strain notata chromosome 16, MADL_Memer_1, whole genome shotgun sequence contains these coding sequences:
- the LOC123540482 gene encoding uncharacterized protein LOC123540482, translating into MADDDFFGSKPDVTKELIKTKVSNNSTRREYLRMKSEQALAHRQASSLHSITEEETSRKPSLVAPEEVIKIQQEEPEVTSFPFVDSVDGVTNKRNKKDVKSVEANENPGHKHGAKLCMLSAMVHMKVLANRRAKSIKQLRKNPRTTLDDKNANKDDSDDDEDEEDGPLSYLKNCRYLRGVKQDQELSIEDIFG; encoded by the exons ATGGCGGATGACGACTTTTTCGGTTCCAAACCTGATGTCACAAAGGaactgataaaaacaaaagtctcAAACAATAGCACCAGACGGGAATATTTAAG AATGAAATCGGAGCAAGCACTCGCACACAGACAGGCCTCATCCTTGCATTCAATCACTGAAGAAGAAACCAGTCGCAAACCTAGTCTTGTAGCACCAGAAGAAGTCATCAAAATACAGCAAGAAGAACCAGAAGTGACATCATTTCCTTTTGTCGACAGTGTTGACGGTGttacaaataaaagaaacaaaaaagatgTAAAGTCTGTAGAGGCCAATGAGAACCCGGGTCATAAACATGGTGCCAAATTGTGTATGCTCTCTGCAATGGTTCATATGAAAGTGCTGGCAAATAGAAGAGCAAAAAGTATAAAACAACTAAGAAAAAACCCAAGGACAACATTAGATGATAAGAATGCTAACAAAGATGATTCAGATGATGACGAGGATGAAGAAGATGGCCCATTAAGTTATCTAAAAAACTGTCGTTACCTTAGGGGTGTTAAACAGGATCAGGAATTGTCAATTGAGGATATTTTTGGATGA